The genomic DNA TGACCTTACATCTCACGATGCTTTCGTTCGGCCGCCCGTGCAAAAATACGCCGAGCATCGTCCCGGAGTACAGGTTGTTCATCGCGTGGACTCCGGATTTGGGCGTCTGCGCCGAAGTTACGGCGATCGAGGTAGGATGCTAAGACGATTCAAAAACCCGTATATTGACGTCCGGACCATTCCTATCGACCTTTCACGCTTGCTCCACCCCTTCGCGGCCTCGTATGCGTCTCCCACACGTTTATCTATGCCTGCTTGTTGCCCTGTCGTCGGTTGCCACCGCGCAGACACGCCTCCATGAAACGCCTGCAACGGGCATCGCCGGCTTCGGCGCGTCCTTCGTCATCGACGGCGACCGGATCGTCGCCACCCGCTCGGGGCTCAGCACCATGTTTCCCGAGCCGCCGAATCAGACGGGGGCGGTGATGGTGTACGAAAAGCAGGATGGGGAGTGGACGCAGCTGGCCTCCCTCACCCCTGAGGATGTGACGGTGAGCGATCTCTTCGGGACCGGTCTGGCCGTTTCGGGCGACTGGATGGCGGTTTCCGCCCCGATGGCGGACGCCGGGTGCGGCGCCGTCTATGTCTACCGCCGCGCCGGCGACAGCTGGAATGAAGTGCAGAAACTGGGTCTGGCCAACTGCTCGTCGCCGCAGCACCTGGGCCAGGCGCTGGTGTTTATGGGCGACCATCTGATTGCCGGCGCGCCCGAGTTTGGCGAAGGCTGGGGGATGCTGGTTGTGTATGCGCGGGATGCGGCCGGCGTATGGGCGGAAGCCCGCCGGCTGGAAGGCGGGGCGGACGAGGCCAACACGGGTTTCGGGACGATCCTCGCGGCGAACGACGGAAATCTCTTTGCCGGCACGCCCCTGGCCGGGGGAACAGGCGTCGTGCATCACTTTGCGGGTGCGATGGGCCCGGGTACTCGGGTGGCGCCCGCGGATACAACCCTGCGATTCTTCGGGACAAGCGTGTCCGCAACCGATGCCGAAGTATACGTCGGGGCGCCCGGGTTGAGTATGCAATCGAATTCAAGGCCGGCGCCTGGCGCGGTGGTGGCGCTGCGCGCGGCCGGGTCCGCCTGGCAGGAGGCGGCTACTCTGCGCATGGATGCGGCCGACGTTGAGGCGCTGTCGATCGGCATTTCGAGCGACTTCGGGTTTGGCCACGCCGTGCAGGCGGTGGGCAACGAGTTGTGGGTAAGCTCGCTGCTGTCTGGCAACACCGTCGGCAGCCTGTTTGTGTATCGGCGCGAAGACGCCTCCGGGGCCTGGATGCGGACGCAGCAGCTGCTCGAGCCGCGCCTGCCGGGCTTCGCGTCATTCGGGGATCGGATCGCGGCATCCAGCCGGCTCGCGCTGGCCGTGGCGCCCCGGTCGGACTTTGGCAACGGGCGGATTTATCTGATCGAGCGCGGCACGTCGGACGCATGGAGCATCACCACCCACCTCGCCGACACGGGCCGGATGCTGACGGCGATTACGGGTGAGCGGACCGAGTGTCAGGACGGGAAGGTGGGCGAGTTTTCGTGCGCCGATGTGGATCTGATGGCCTTCCTGCCTGTCGCCGATGTGGGGGGAAGCGCCGGCGACATCGTGAACGACCTCTGGGGATGGACCGATCCCGAGACGGAGCGCGAATACGTGGTCATCGGTCACTCGTTCAGCACGTCGTTTGTCGACATCTCCGACCCTGAGAATCCGCGCCTGCTCGGGACGATGCCGGCCACCGAGGGCAGCAAGCCCAACGCCTGGCGCGATGTGAAGGTGTACGCCAACCACGCCTTTGTCGTGGCCGACGGCACCGGGCAACATGGCATGCAGGTGTTCGATCTCACCCAGCTCCGCGGCCTGGAGGGCGAGCCGAAGACATTCGCCCAGACAGCCCATTACGACGGCGTCGCGAGTGCGCACAACGTCGTCATCAACGAAGATACCGGCTTTGCGTTTATCGTAGGCGCCAACGGCGGCGGAACGACCTGCGGGGGTGGGTTGCACATGGTGGACATCCGGGATCCGCGTAACCCGAAATTCGCCGGTTGCTTCAACGATCAATCATCCACCGTAAGCGGCCGCGGCTACAGCCACGACGCGCAGTGCGTGATCTACAAGGGCCCCGACGAGGCCTTTATCGGCCGAGAGATCTGCTTTGGCTCCAACGAGACGGCGTTGTCGATCGCCGACGTGACGGAAAAAGCGAATCCGGTGCCTCTAGCCACGGTTTCGTTTCCCGATGTGTCCTATGCCCACCAGGGCTGGCTGACCGATGATCATCGCTACTTCTACATGAACGATGAGGGGGATGAGCTGGCGAACGAACTCGAAGGGACGCGAACGATCATCTGGGACGTGACCGAGCTGGAGGATCCCGTGCTGGCCGGCTTCTACTTCGGAGAGACGAAGGCGAGCGACCACAACCTCTACGTGCGGGACAATCTGCTGTATGAATCGAACTATGTAAGCGGGCTGCGCATCATGGATATCAGCAATCCGGTCGCGCCCCGCGAGGTCGGCTATATCGATACCGTGCCCTGGGGGCAGAACGACCCGGGGTATGCCGGCTCCTGGAGCAATTACCCGTATTTCAAGAGCGGCGTGATTCCGGTATCGAGCATCAAGGAGGGGCTGTTTCTGGTGAGATATACCCAGGAGCTTGTGCCGTGATCGACACGTCGGCTTCGTGTGGTTGTTGAGGAAAGGAGGACGGGTGGAGGAAACCTGGGATACGGTTTTTAGTAGGTTTTGTACAGGTACTTCTTTTTGCATCAAGTGCACGGCTCGAGCGCCTGCAGGCGCTCGGGCGGTGATCCCACGTCCATCTTGATCCAACGAGACCGCCATGGCTACAAAACAAACACCTCCCCTGTTTGCAAATCGATTACTCGAAGCGCTGACCCGGACACATATTGCCGTTCCGCTAACGATTTTTTACGGGGCCGCCATCGGGCTGATTGGGTATTCGGTGTACGCTGGCCTGGTCGCGCCGTGGGCCAATGTCTGGTTGGTAATTGCCGGCCTGGTGTTCTTCACCCTCGTAGAATATCTCATCCATCGTTATCTATTTCACATCGGCACCGACACCCCCGCAAAGGAACGGTTTCAGTATCTGTTTCATGGGGTCCATCACGAACATCCTCGGGACACCTCTCGCCTCGCGATGCCGCCGGTGGTGAGCGTCCTTGTCGCTTCCGCGCTGTTCTTATTCTATCGCCTCATCATGGGGGTTTATGGGCTCCCGTTTACCGCTGGCTTCATGGCCGGCTACGCGAGCTACCTGTGCGTCCATTACGCGGTGCACGCCTTTAAGCCGCCGCGCAATTTCTTGAGAGCACTCTGGGCCCACCACGCCATCCACCACTACCAGCAGCCCGAGGCGGCGTTCGGGGTGTCGTCGCCGTTATGGGACGTGCTTTTGGGGACGATGCCGGTGGGGAAGGAAAAAGTGAAAAGTGAAAAGTGGGTAGCCCTATTCTTACACCTCAAACCTTGCGCCTTTGCCCTGTCACAGGTAGTGACGCACATCCGTCGCGATCATGCCGGCTTCGTGCGCCGCCTGTATGCCCATGTCGGCGTCTTCGAAGACCTGACAAAATTCGGGTGGGATGCCGATTCGGCGGGCGGCTTCGAGGAATATGTCGGGTGATGGCTTGGGCTTGACGGGATCATCGGCGGTGACGACGGTGACGAATCGGTCCAGGAGCCCGACCACGCGGAGCGACAGGGTGACGGTGGCGCTCGGTCCGCCGGAGGCGACGGCCATCGGCAGAATGCCGTGGTAGCGGTCGACGACGTCGGTGACGAGGCGGATGGGCTGGACGGTGAGCAGCAATTCCCGCGCGCGTTTCTCCTTTTCTTCCGTAAAGGCCCATACGTCGATCGAGGTGCCGAACCGGTCGTTGTAACGCCGGAGGATGCCGTCGGTGGGCACGCCTTTTAAGTCTTC from Rhodothermales bacterium includes the following:
- a CDS encoding choice-of-anchor B family protein — its product is MRLPHVYLCLLVALSSVATAQTRLHETPATGIAGFGASFVIDGDRIVATRSGLSTMFPEPPNQTGAVMVYEKQDGEWTQLASLTPEDVTVSDLFGTGLAVSGDWMAVSAPMADAGCGAVYVYRRAGDSWNEVQKLGLANCSSPQHLGQALVFMGDHLIAGAPEFGEGWGMLVVYARDAAGVWAEARRLEGGADEANTGFGTILAANDGNLFAGTPLAGGTGVVHHFAGAMGPGTRVAPADTTLRFFGTSVSATDAEVYVGAPGLSMQSNSRPAPGAVVALRAAGSAWQEAATLRMDAADVEALSIGISSDFGFGHAVQAVGNELWVSSLLSGNTVGSLFVYRREDASGAWMRTQQLLEPRLPGFASFGDRIAASSRLALAVAPRSDFGNGRIYLIERGTSDAWSITTHLADTGRMLTAITGERTECQDGKVGEFSCADVDLMAFLPVADVGGSAGDIVNDLWGWTDPETEREYVVIGHSFSTSFVDISDPENPRLLGTMPATEGSKPNAWRDVKVYANHAFVVADGTGQHGMQVFDLTQLRGLEGEPKTFAQTAHYDGVASAHNVVINEDTGFAFIVGANGGGTTCGGGLHMVDIRDPRNPKFAGCFNDQSSTVSGRGYSHDAQCVIYKGPDEAFIGREICFGSNETALSIADVTEKANPVPLATVSFPDVSYAHQGWLTDDHRYFYMNDEGDELANELEGTRTIIWDVTELEDPVLAGFYFGETKASDHNLYVRDNLLYESNYVSGLRIMDISNPVAPREVGYIDTVPWGQNDPGYAGSWSNYPYFKSGVIPVSSIKEGLFLVRYTQELVP
- a CDS encoding HAD-IA family hydrolase, translating into MLFVPDHIRGLIFDCDGTLVDSMPLHWTCWHDTFAAFGVSCPHDFLEDLKGVPTDGILRRYNDRFGTSIDVWAFTEEKEKRARELLLTVQPIRLVTDVVDRYHGILPMAVASGGPSATVTLSLRVVGLLDRFVTVVTADDPVKPKPSPDIFLEAARRIGIPPEFCQVFEDADMGIQAAHEAGMIATDVRHYL